In Helicobacter bilis, a genomic segment contains:
- the argF gene encoding ornithine carbamoyltransferase — MRHFLTINDFTKHEILEMLALAIKIKTEYTNGIATPYLKGKTLAMIFEKSSTRTRVSFQVGIYQLGGFGISLSNNELQLGRGEIVRDSSAVISSMVDMIMVRTHMHERLEEFARFSSVPVINGLSDVFHPMQLLADYLTMIECGIFVPDSILHEVGAKNSIAKPIVAYIGDGNNMANSWLMLASKLGFEIRLACPKKYMPSKDIVEIAEKNAQESGAKIVITDDIFSVAKDAHVITTDTWVSMGQENEKETRMWDFKDYKVDSKIMSLAHENAIFLHCLPAYRGLEVSEEVIDGKQSKIIEEAHNRLHAQKGVMVWLNEQNTTRKS; from the coding sequence ATGCGACATTTTCTAACTATCAATGATTTTACAAAGCATGAGATTCTAGAAATGCTTGCACTTGCGATAAAAATTAAAACTGAATATACAAATGGCATTGCGACACCATACTTAAAAGGCAAAACCCTTGCAATGATTTTTGAGAAAAGCTCTACTCGCACTCGTGTGAGCTTTCAAGTGGGGATCTATCAGCTAGGTGGCTTTGGAATCTCTTTGTCAAATAATGAATTACAGCTTGGCAGAGGGGAAATCGTCCGCGATAGCTCGGCTGTGATTAGCTCTATGGTGGATATGATTATGGTGAGAACACACATGCACGAGAGGCTAGAAGAGTTTGCTAGGTTTTCAAGTGTGCCTGTGATTAATGGGCTTAGCGATGTGTTTCACCCTATGCAGCTTTTAGCAGATTATCTCACTATGATTGAATGCGGTATATTTGTGCCAGATTCTATACTGCATGAAGTGGGAGCAAAAAATAGTATCGCAAAGCCCATTGTAGCCTATATTGGCGATGGGAATAATATGGCAAACTCATGGCTTATGCTTGCTTCCAAGCTTGGCTTTGAGATACGACTTGCCTGTCCTAAGAAGTATATGCCTAGCAAGGATATTGTAGAAATCGCAGAGAAAAACGCACAAGAGAGTGGTGCAAAAATAGTCATCACTGATGATATTTTTAGTGTTGCAAAAGACGCACATGTTATCACAACAGATACTTGGGTGTCAATGGGGCAAGAGAACGAAAAAGAGACGCGTATGTGGGACTTTAAAGATTATAAGGTAGATTCTAAAATCATGTCTTTGGCACATGAAAATGCGATTTTCTTGCATTGTCTGCCTGCATATCGTGGATTAGAGGTAAGTGAAGAAGTAATTGATGGGAAACAAAGCAAGATTATTGAAGAAGCACACAACAGACTTCACGCACAAAAAGGAGTAATGGTATGGCTAAACGAACAAAATACGACAAGAAAAAGCTAG
- a CDS encoding phosphomannomutase/phosphoglucomutase, with translation MSIFREYDIRGIFEVDLTKEVVVKIGYLLGEEIKKHDNKVAIGYDARTHSPTLFEWLSYGLQASGLEVFNLGMIPTPVAYYCTFSTEIKSSIMITGSHNPPQYNGFKITINKAPFYGEQIQTLGRKMASANVPHITQKDSVKLNVLESYIDYMTKEFAILKDLKETIIFDCGNGVAGIALTKIIENLGLRAIPLYFEPDGTFPNHHPDPSEEHNLVDIQNALKTHNAHIGIAFDGDADRVALISQNHNFKGDELAILFARDIAKTITNPTIIGEVKCSQVMYDCINAIGKSVMYKTGHSNLKVKLKELNAQLACEMSGHIFFNDRYFGYDDAIYAALRILELIYKEKQTHENLKTPIETLEESIKSLPKTYSTQEEKIKTDEAQKFHIIASLQTRLQEILKAQKEGKNTDFSADFPEIVEIISIDGVRVVFKDGWGLVRASNTTPTLVTRFEAYTEEKLSLYKQALLSLIKQ, from the coding sequence ATGTCGATTTTTCGTGAATATGATATTCGAGGTATTTTTGAAGTTGATTTAACAAAAGAAGTGGTCGTAAAAATTGGCTATTTACTTGGAGAAGAGATTAAAAAGCATGATAATAAAGTCGCCATTGGATATGATGCAAGGACACATAGTCCTACTCTCTTTGAATGGCTTAGCTATGGACTACAAGCAAGTGGATTAGAGGTCTTTAATCTCGGTATGATTCCCACGCCTGTTGCGTATTACTGCACTTTTAGCACAGAAATTAAAAGCTCGATTATGATTACAGGCTCGCATAATCCACCGCAATACAATGGCTTTAAAATCACAATCAATAAAGCCCCATTTTATGGAGAACAGATTCAAACACTTGGCAGAAAAATGGCAAGTGCCAATGTGCCACATATCACACAAAAAGATTCAGTAAAGCTTAATGTTTTAGAATCTTACATAGATTACATGACAAAAGAGTTTGCGATATTAAAGGATTTAAAAGAGACTATTATATTTGACTGCGGTAATGGCGTGGCGGGCATTGCTTTGACAAAGATTATAGAAAATCTAGGATTGAGGGCTATCCCCTTATACTTTGAGCCAGATGGCACTTTCCCAAATCATCATCCAGACCCAAGCGAAGAGCATAATCTAGTGGATATACAAAATGCCCTAAAAACGCATAATGCTCATATTGGTATCGCATTTGATGGTGATGCTGATAGAGTAGCCCTAATCTCACAGAATCACAACTTTAAAGGCGATGAGTTGGCTATACTTTTCGCACGAGACATTGCAAAGACTATTACAAATCCAACGATAATAGGCGAGGTCAAATGCTCTCAAGTCATGTATGATTGCATTAATGCTATTGGCAAAAGCGTGATGTATAAAACAGGACATAGCAACCTTAAAGTCAAGCTAAAAGAGTTAAACGCACAGCTTGCATGTGAGATGAGTGGGCATATATTCTTTAATGATAGGTATTTTGGCTATGATGATGCGATATATGCGGCTTTAAGGATTCTAGAGCTAATCTATAAAGAGAAGCAAACTCATGAGAATCTAAAAACGCCCATTGAGACATTAGAAGAAAGCATAAAATCCCTGCCAAAAACTTATAGCACACAAGAAGAGAAAATAAAAACAGATGAAGCACAGAAGTTTCACATTATAGCGAGTTTGCAGACTAGATTGCAAGAGATTCTAAAGGCGCAAAAAGAGGGCAAAAATACAGACTTTTCAGCAGATTTTCCTGAGATTGTAGAGATTATTAGCATTGATGGCGTGAGAGTTGTATTTAAAGATGGCTGGGGGCTTGTGCGTGCAAGTAATACGACACCCACACTTGTTACGCGTTTTGAAGCCTATACAGAAGAGAAGTTATCGCTCTATAAACAAGCACTTTTAAGCTTAATCAAGCAATGA
- a CDS encoding bifunctional chorismate mutase/prephenate dehydratase, which produces MQTLRQNIDSIDKEIIQLLDKRLTFVQQIGHLKVKNNASIYRPDRERAIIQNLLSITKEKGLKNLNKSIIEAIFYEIFAIARNIETPQKIAFLGPIGSYTHQAAENRFGPLSAYLPLTTISAVFEALQRGNAKYGVIPLENNTNGMVGETIDNLAKHNFKIINEIILPIHHSFATKEKHINDIKKIYSKDIAFGQCSNFLQSYQLHEIEHISVSSTAFGAKLASSESGSAAICSEIATKLYNLPIMFANIENHCTNQTRFVIISDFTNEKGQNDKTSIFVSMKDFGKAGALFGLLQDFKDESINITKIDSRPIQSDGAFHSGFYMDFYGHKDDESVKRLFDKRGDEIKWLGSYPAFV; this is translated from the coding sequence TTGCAAACATTAAGACAAAATATTGATTCTATTGACAAAGAGATCATACAGCTTTTAGATAAGAGATTAACTTTCGTGCAGCAAATTGGGCATTTAAAGGTTAAAAACAACGCAAGTATTTATCGCCCCGATAGAGAGAGAGCGATCATACAGAATCTTTTATCAATCACAAAGGAAAAAGGGCTAAAAAATCTCAATAAATCAATCATTGAAGCCATTTTTTATGAGATATTTGCCATTGCTAGAAATATTGAGACGCCTCAAAAGATAGCTTTCCTAGGACCTATTGGCAGCTACACGCATCAAGCCGCTGAAAATCGCTTTGGTCCCTTAAGTGCGTATTTACCGCTAACAACCATTAGTGCGGTGTTTGAAGCATTGCAAAGGGGCAATGCAAAATATGGGGTAATCCCGCTTGAAAACAACACAAATGGCATGGTAGGCGAGACAATCGACAATCTAGCAAAGCATAATTTTAAGATTATAAACGAGATTATCCTGCCGATACATCATAGCTTTGCGACAAAGGAAAAACACATTAATGATATAAAGAAAATCTATTCTAAAGACATTGCATTTGGGCAGTGTAGCAACTTTTTGCAAAGCTATCAACTGCATGAAATCGAGCATATTTCTGTGAGTTCCACAGCGTTTGGAGCAAAACTTGCAAGTAGTGAGAGTGGTAGTGCGGCAATCTGTTCTGAAATCGCTACAAAGCTATATAATCTCCCCATTATGTTTGCAAATATTGAGAATCATTGCACAAATCAAACGAGATTTGTAATCATCAGCGACTTTACAAACGAAAAGGGACAGAATGATAAAACTTCTATTTTTGTAAGTATGAAAGACTTTGGAAAAGCTGGGGCATTATTTGGTCTTTTGCAAGACTTTAAAGACGAATCGATTAATATTACTAAGATAGATTCTAGACCGATACAGAGTGATGGGGCGTTTCACTCTGGATTCTATATGGATTTTTACGGACATAAAGATGATGAGAGTGTAAAGAGGTTGTTTGATAAAAGAGGCGATGAGATAAAATGGCTTGGCAGCTACCCTGCGTTTGTGTAA
- a CDS encoding phosphotransferase, giving the protein MAKHPLTYQNTKQDIYIYIYIAGHSGCQLEIINNHTILKTTTNKDYKARLKKQCEKQILFANMYDNHDKILIPQVLQQYWETKDNEKVGFSMPYYYASDFIVFFENATITSIAQTMRILLQFIENNLKDSIYTTINKEIFCNKYDEVAQKINTCKNKSLTLCLDSIKRDLKELPNEITLPLGRCHGDLTFSNILFSNDKIILIDFLDNFIETPLQDIVKLRQDTKHKWSVMLYERSYDKTKIAMLLCYLDEMIDKHFMQYEFYRKYYTIFQKINLFRILPYAKDNHIFDYVVTEILNLNIKDTICQTY; this is encoded by the coding sequence ATGGCAAAACACCCTTTGACATATCAAAATACTAAACAAGATATATATATATATATATATATAGCAGGACACTCTGGATGTCAGCTAGAAATTATCAATAATCACACAATTTTAAAAACCACTACAAATAAAGACTACAAAGCTAGACTAAAAAAGCAATGCGAGAAGCAAATATTATTTGCTAATATGTATGACAACCATGACAAGATTCTAATCCCACAAGTTTTACAGCAATATTGGGAAACTAAGGATAATGAAAAAGTTGGCTTTTCAATGCCTTATTATTATGCAAGTGATTTTATTGTATTTTTTGAAAACGCTACAATTACAAGTATCGCTCAAACCATGCGTATTTTATTGCAATTTATTGAAAATAATCTAAAAGATTCTATATATACAACTATAAATAAAGAAATATTCTGTAATAAATACGATGAGGTTGCACAAAAGATAAATACATGTAAAAACAAATCTCTAACCCTATGTTTAGATTCTATAAAAAGGGATTTAAAAGAACTTCCAAATGAGATTACCCTGCCGCTTGGAAGATGTCATGGAGACCTTACTTTTTCAAATATTTTATTCTCAAACGACAAGATTATACTTATTGATTTTTTAGATAATTTTATTGAAACGCCCTTGCAAGATATTGTAAAGCTTAGGCAGGATACAAAGCATAAATGGAGTGTAATGTTGTATGAAAGAAGTTATGATAAAACTAAAATTGCAATGCTTTTATGCTACTTAGATGAAATGATAGATAAGCATTTTATGCAATATGAATTTTATAGAAAATATTACACCATTTTTCAAAAAATAAATCTTTTTAGAATCCTTCCCTACGCAAAAGATAATCACATTTTTGATTATGTGGTTACTGAAATTCTCAATCTCAACATAAAGGATACAATATGTCAAACATATTAA
- a CDS encoding NAD-dependent epimerase/dehydratase family protein, whose translation MSNILITGGAGFVGSQLGYVLSKKGHRVILLDNMSYGRLDNLIVNNEFFGEFIGMDIRSKDLLHVMKGIDYVFHFAGIAPLPDCQTDPYKAIDINVAGSANVLESARFNGVKKVVFSSTSAIYENNKEFPTKESDETSPYLIYSTSKKQAEMLCHSFFKTYGLHIAILRFFNVYGPHQDMKRKHPPLIGYIIKTLLMGGGGGNNQSFIQMAYKKEIMSILMMLFRYVRL comes from the coding sequence ATGTCAAACATATTAATTACAGGTGGTGCGGGCTTTGTTGGCTCTCAATTAGGATATGTGCTAAGTAAAAAGGGGCATAGAGTTATATTGCTTGATAATATGTCGTATGGGCGATTAGATAACTTGATTGTAAATAATGAGTTTTTTGGAGAGTTTATCGGCATGGATATACGCTCAAAAGATTTATTACATGTAATGAAAGGCATAGATTATGTGTTTCATTTTGCAGGTATTGCACCTTTGCCTGATTGTCAAACAGACCCATATAAAGCCATTGATATTAATGTAGCAGGAAGTGCAAATGTTTTAGAATCTGCACGCTTTAATGGTGTGAAAAAAGTTGTCTTTTCTAGCACTTCAGCAATTTATGAGAATAACAAAGAGTTTCCCACAAAAGAGAGTGATGAAACCTCGCCTTATCTCATATATTCCACTTCTAAAAAACAAGCTGAAATGCTGTGTCATTCATTCTTTAAAACCTATGGATTGCATATTGCTATCTTGCGTTTCTTTAATGTATATGGACCACACCAAGATATGAAAAGAAAGCATCCACCTTTAATTGGCTATATCATTAAAACGCTATTAATGGGGGGGGGGGGGGGCAACAACCAGTCCTTCATTCAAATGGCTTACAAAAAAGAGATTATGTCTATATTGATGATGTTATTTCGCTATGTGAGATTGTGA
- the gmhA gene encoding D-sedoheptulose 7-phosphate isomerase, with protein sequence MDIDLVTNEIKAHIDTAQKALGLLAPILLESAKTITKALQDNKKILICGNGGSAADSQHFAAELTGRYKRERKGLRAIALSTDTSALTAIGNDYGYNHVFSRQVEALAMQGDVVIGISTSGNSQNIINALEVANKIGCITLSLSGRDGGLIKNLCDYSIVAPSDDTPRIQEIHILCIHILCELIEKSFAEAKA encoded by the coding sequence ATGGATATAGATTTGGTTACAAATGAGATAAAAGCACATATAGATACTGCACAAAAGGCACTTGGCTTACTCGCACCAATACTACTTGAGAGTGCAAAAACTATCACCAAAGCCTTGCAGGATAATAAAAAGATTCTTATCTGTGGCAATGGCGGGAGTGCGGCTGATAGTCAGCATTTTGCTGCTGAACTCACAGGGCGATATAAGCGGGAGAGAAAGGGTCTTCGCGCGATTGCCCTAAGTACTGATACTTCTGCACTGACTGCTATTGGCAATGATTATGGCTATAATCATGTGTTTAGTAGGCAGGTCGAAGCCCTTGCAATGCAAGGTGATGTGGTGATTGGAATCTCAACAAGCGGTAATTCACAAAATATTATTAATGCTCTTGAAGTGGCAAATAAAATAGGCTGTATCACCCTTTCACTAAGCGGCAGAGATGGTGGGCTTATTAAAAATCTTTGTGATTATAGCATTGTCGCACCAAGCGATGATACCCCTCGCATTCAAGAGATTCACATTTTATGTATCCATATTTTATGTGAGCTTATAGAAAAGAGTTTTGCGGAAGCTAAGGCGTAG